A window of the Henckelia pumila isolate YLH828 chromosome 3, ASM3356847v2, whole genome shotgun sequence genome harbors these coding sequences:
- the LOC140889056 gene encoding uncharacterized protein, which yields MVDATSGGVFVYKTPQDARNLIENITANSQQFYTNRTDPAPRRNNEVNVFSLEQQLIDLVSLMHQIAVGNGHNVKVCGICAAMGNPTDMCLTLQEGSIEQVNATGGFPGPPQRNYDPYSNTYNPGWKDHPNLRYGNPSMNQPAPQVQPSNQSYRPPYPQKLQRPQIPTSVLNPKENFSAINLRSGRELKVREKVVQEPVKNEDDKESKVEENEIIQKDTPKGKFPPISEYKPIAPFPLALKDSRKDEGIKELKQKLKGCQKVELGEQISAMIQRKIPVKCKKIGPLKETAIVIQMTDRSTIYPRGVIEDVLVKVDKLVFPADFYVLDMKNSDLNNPILLGRPFLKTSKSVIEVNNDTLTMEFDGEIVKFNIIDTLKFPSYESNVNTLDINDHLSQKNKKFVNEDKVKEGIARPAENSNARIFLFDLQASKTEPKLPPDRAKEIPMGKGKNHQEIGISKKSKERKHGPKLTVKTLKWGKVDKVIKYKPP from the exons ATGGTGGATGCgaccagtggaggagtttttgtatATAAAACACCGCAAGATGCAAGGAATTTAATTGAGAACATTAcagccaattctcagcaattttaTACCAACAGAACTGATCCAGCACCCAGAAGGAACAATGAGGTAAATGTTTTctcccttgaacaacaactgaTTGATCTGGTGTCTCTTATGCATCAAAttgctgtagggaatggacataACGTGAAGGTGTGTGGAATTTGTGCTGCAATGGGGAATCCAACTGATATGTGTCTCACTCTTCAAGAGGGATCTATTGAGCAAGTTAATGCAACAGGAGGATTTCCAGGGCCACCACAGAGAAATTATGATCCTTACTCAAATACGTACAAtccaggttggaaggatcatccaaacctcAGATATGGAAATCCTTCGATGAACCAGCCTGCGCCTCAAGTTCAGCCGAGTAATCAATCATATAGGCCACCATATCCTCAAAAACTGCAGCGTCCTCAAATTCCTACCTCTG TgctaaatccaaaagaaaatttCAGTGCAATTAACTTGAGGAGTGGAAGAGAGTTGAAGGTTCGTGAAAAAGTGGTACAAGAACCAGTAAAGAACGAAGACGACAAAGAATCTaaggtggaagagaatgagatAATTCAAAAAGACACACCaaaaggtaagtttcctcccatTTCTGAGTATAAACCTATAGCCCCTTTCCCCTTGGCATTGAAAGATTCTAGAAAGGATGAAGGCATCAAGGAGCT aaaacaaaaattgaaGGGATGCCAGAAAGTAGAATTAGGAGAACAGATTTCTGCTATGATTCAGAGGAAGATACCCGTAAAGTGCAAGAAGatag GGCCCTTGAAGGAAACTGCAATTGTAATTCAGATGACTGATAGGTCTACTATTTATCCTAGGGGTGTGATTGAGGATGTTCTTGTGAAAGTTGATAAATTGGTTTTTCCGGCTGACTTTTATGTGCTTGACATGAAAAATAGTGATTTGAATAATCCAATTTTGCTAGGAAGACCATTTCTAAAAACTTCAAAGTCTGTCATAGAAGTTAATAATGAtactctcactatggaatttgatggggaGATTGTTAAGTTCAATATTATTGATACCTTGAAATTTCCTAGTTATGAAAGTAATGTTAATACTCTTGATATCAATGATCACTTGTCacaaaaaaacaagaaatttgTGAATGAGGATAAAGTGAAGGAGGGTATTGCAAGACCTGCTGAGAATTCTAATGCTAGAATTTTTCTTTTTGATTTGCAGGCATCCAAAACTGAACCAAAACTTCCTCCAGATCGAGCAAAAGAAATACCCATGGGAAAAGGGAAAAATCATCAAGAGATTGGAATCTCCAAGAAATCCAAGGAGAGAAAGCATGGACCAAAATTGACCGTGAAAACGCTCAAGTGGGGGAAGGTGGACAAAGTTATCAAATATAAACCACCATGA